Within Hydra vulgaris chromosome 02, alternate assembly HydraT2T_AEP, the genomic segment taaagaagaaaaaattatttcttgatTAATTGATCTGaagtatacatttttaataaaatatttgttattttattaaaaaaacatttttccttactatatatataccttatatATAGTAAggaataaaattacaaatatttttaataaaatatttgtaactttattaaaaaaaattttttccttacTATATTAAGTATATGttaatcatttataaaagtctttgtatatatactatatatatacaaagacttttataaatgattaacatatactttctcaaaactttttaaaagtgacGTTTTTTACCTTGTACTCTtcctatgtatatatatatatatatatatatatatatatatatatatatatatatattatatatatatatatatatatatatatatatatatatatatatatatatatataaattagtaaatacacttatctaatttttgatTACTTCAACACTGTGTTTgaccatcagtaggttcatcaggaagaatgtctaaacataaaaaagttttcaaattatagaaaaattatttcacaGGAAGTTGggaattgttataattaattatgtaataacTGTAGTGTTTTGCAACCAGGAAGTTGCATCAACTAcattagataattaaaaaatcatgaaaagaattctttagaattaGGATAAATTTGGACTGGTCATtcgtttttataattttttaaaaggaactTATTTTCAtgtctgcatttagaaattaattctgATTTTTTATTCAGTAAACTTTCTTGATAGGCAGGCGCAGTTTTTAGGATAGaccagtttaatttaaaattgatatttttttcttttagttgccAAATATATTTAGACAGCATAGTCTCTTTcgagtattttttatgtttctttcGAGTctctttcaagtattttttatgtttaaaagattgtttgtgATTGGCATAACGTTTTTTCCATTTGCCCTCGGTTAAGCTAATATAATGTTTATCAGGGTTGTTTTGCGAAGAAACAAtgcattttgtaaataatattttttgataagcatttgccaTTCATAGGGCAGTCAAGTTTTTGCTTTCAGTTacaattttcagtattttttttcttatatatatatatatattatatatatatatatatatatatatatatatatatatatatatatatatatatatatatatatatatatatatatatatatatatatatatatatatacagtattggacaaaaaatttgcaaccaacatcgaacaatgctaaaaagtgttcctaattttacatgtcttaaaaacgaaacgaactatactaccacagcaaacagtttaGGAGtttggagtcatagcatgccatgacatgagcaatcagctgacaggtgacagcacacagacagaatttcgttgacaagtgccattttgcagcggacaaaacaagtgcaacttttttggtttgtttcattttcttaagtctggtccgtgtcaacgtcacggaagttttttaataattaaaagaagtatccagaagtttccagaagaagcatctggaagcatccagtaGCATCCAGAAATATCCAGAAACATTTAGAAGCATCCAAAtgcatccagaagcatcgaaaagaagcatctagaatcttccagaacaggttcacacaggttcattttactataaaagAGACATGTAAatcgacatgtaattcagtcagtatatggaagtcaatcagtcagtattattaagacagtttatcgaagtgagttttatcaaagtgttttatcaaagaacatcaatacaagaagtgaaatacaacaagtgtttcactacatcaatacagtccacatccaaccaagacgttgtgtttcacagagcattattgtatcatcacaaggtaaatgtaacacggtaagcattgagaagcgtgattatttatttttattatttttatgacttcaattgcaaaaatggctcccgacagtcttggattggaactaagaaagaaaattattggcgattacgtaagtggaatgtcacaaaaaagtgtttgtgataaatatcgcgtgaaaaaatggaccgtatcaagactatgttctaaatgtcgttctacggggaagttggcatcagataacaaaggtggaagaccgcgttccaccacttctagagaggaatcaatgatcgtcagatccgtcaagaaggatccgtTAAGAAggatcagacgacgtgctgttgaagccggattgttttctcgacgccctgcaaagaaaccgctgatttcactaaaaaaccagaagaaaagactcctgtttgctacatctcatattgactgaaatgtgcagaaatggcgagctgtcctgttcagtgatgaatcgaagttcaacatcattgggagcgatggcatttgccgtgtacgtcgaccggccggaaaacgcctcaatttacgttactgccataagaccgtgaagcatggtggaggcaatgtaatggtctgggggtgtttttctgcgaacggtctaggtccaatacatcgaaacgatggaataatggaccgtttcatgtataaaaatatcctgaaagatgttatgttacctcatgccgaatggaatatgccaataaaatgggtttttcagcaagacaacgatctgaaacacactgcaaaagtagtcaagcagtggtttcaagacaaccacctatcggtgatggattggccgccgaAGAATTAATCGTCAACCgaagaattaatcgtgaaggtgttcgtaataaggatcaactgtttgaacaaatccaaaaggcctgggcagcgattccacaaagtttcattaatCACCTGaacgaatctatgcctcgaacatgcaaggctgtgatcgacaacaaaggattcgccacgaaatcttgatagcgaaatacagcttggtcaacattttgtcgagttgcacttgttttgtccagaaggaaatcaacttttttttaacacttttaattaatttattagttttcgtgtacaaataatgaactttgtgatgaataaaacttgaagaactttgtctctaaacagttacatagttatttctcaaaattgaaaaaatgcagcacttttgtataaagaaactaaattagcattatttggttgcactcgttttgtccgatactgtatatatatatatatatatatatatatatatatatatatatatatatatatatatatatatatatatatatatatatatatatatatatatatatatatatatatatatatatatatatatatatatatatatatatatatatatatatatattagtagaaaattacttaacaaaactttttttcattgaacACTGTgtttcaacaacaaaaactcatcagaaatgaatgatcaaataaataaaactttaatttatacctacaggaagtcgcaaatgtcttaactactgttaattttcacacatttgtagaatttgctgacactattataaaaagaattctttagaaatgattacttatgctttttttttaaaatattttttaaaagggggatttaatgtaactattgtttaagctcatttatttttttatagttttttaggagaaacttattttcgtccctgcatttagaaattcattccaattttttgtttaataaacattcttggtttgcatgtgtaattatttcaaatttttcttttaggcatagtatacattttttggaaatattgttatatgcaggcgctgctttaaggatggaccaattcagtataaaattatcaatatttttatcctttaattctcatatatattttgacagcattgtgtcttttgaatacattttatttttaaaagattgcttatgattaGCACAATGTTTTTTCCAATCACCCACTTctatgccaatatattgtttatcaagTACATTCTTAGAATAAACAACACCTTTATATACCACAAATGtgttgatatatgtatatatatatgtatatatatatatatatatatatatatatatatatatatatatatatatatatatatatatatatatatatatatatatatatatatatatatatatatatatatatatatatatatatatatatatatatatatatatatgaacatttGATAATAATGCAACTCgtttaactttgtaaatttttttttattgtattaaaaaacataaaaattaacaatggTCGATTATCTTTATCAAAATCAGAACCGCTTGAAATAAATACATGGTATCATTACTGTCTTTGGGATAGTTCTATCTAGTTAACACAGTCAAGCATTATCATAAATTGTCTCACGTCAGCTCTGCACCTCGACAAGAGCATTCTTTTTTATTGCAACTAATCGCACATCTATAGTTAATAGAATTTAATAGGCATCTTGAGCAACTTCATTTGTTAGCTATTTTATCTTCAGTTCTTCAGTTCATCgccatatatttatttatataattattttaactatataaaaaagtacaattttacaatgttttaaatttattttgtaaagagacttaaaaaaaaaaaaattattacataaaaaacaagtaaatttaatcaattaacCTGTAAAAGATTGAAAACCAACTACTGCAATTACAAAAGGCCCCTATGATCagctacttttcttatattaatTATACGCTTCTTCCTTTGATTACCAGTTACAAATTATACTAATTGTAAAATGTTTGATAGCATATAAAGCAATGATAAATACATCAGTTTCAGGACTCCAAATTACAACATTTTGGTAAGAAAATGCTGCAGCATAGCAGCGAGCCATTAATCGAGTATCTGCTTTTTCATGGTTAATTTTAAAGGAGATTATTCCAAATACTACCGCAACATCTGCtgttattataaacttttaacatatctttattaacaagttaaaattttatgattcgattttttttatttggttaaataaacactcttattttaaaaataaaatatattaaatgaacTCCAATAAGTGaacaaaaactttgatttttgtttgtttttttcatttgaaaggAACTCCTTCAATTGACAAAGCATAGGCTGttatttatttgcatatataaaagcttttttgcatatataaaagctttataaacttttgtGTATACAtagcaattttttaatgataccTCACCTCTATCCTTGTCTCTAATGTGCGTCTCCTTGTCTTTAATGTGTAACAATTCATCATTTTTGTCTTTAGCTGCTCCACCATTAAAGgtctaactttttctttttatgtcgagataatatgtataataaaatcttttatattcgCAAATAATTCAAAGTGGTGTAACACAACTGAagattttgttgaaatatttactgATGGCAATTAagactttcttttattttctattttaaagttttcaggtgcattttatttttcttctcgtggctttttcaattttaaaaacatctgtaAAATACTTGTAACATTTCTGATGATTGGTATACCATCAGAAATGTTAATTATGAAAGTTTTCAACAGAATTTTTAGGGCAATTTACAAAGTTATGCGCCATACCCGTTAATTTCTGAATAATGCCTATTCGTCactcataaaaattaatttattttatgatttcatAAATTAGTGAAAGTGAAACTCTTAATTGTTTAACTTCACAATtcagaaaatgaaacaaacgcGAGTGTTTTAAAGACTCGGTCGCggtcatatttttattgttttgattatCAAGAAGACGAGTAATTTGCCACacagatttatttgattttattttttcaaaaatctatacaaaaaagtactgttttttgttaataattttaaacaatagtcCTGAAAATCGATTTTTGTAGCGGGTTTTAAAACTTCTCAAAAACTGcagaagaaaaacttttttgattttattacataatttaagctactaattctgaaattttttctcGGTTCTGAgtaaaaattttcagaattaaatgcttaaattatgtaataaaatcaaaaaagtcaCAGAATAATGCGATTGGCATGAACGGATCGCGGTCTACTCCTCCTGGTATTTAGAAAACGAGAGTATATTGGGAGAaccatattttttatgaaacttttatgAAGTGTTTAGCAAATTATACtcaatgaataaatataatggattcttttttatataaaaaaagataaaaaaaatttgattctgaTCTTTGGTTGTGCAGTTGCGTAACAAAAAGTTACGAAAGACCTGTTTTCACCCATATCATAGCCCTGCCGTATAACATAGTTTAGTTTTGAATAGTAAAAATGTGTCTATCACTTTGTATTTTGTCCggctatttttttgtttatcattttaggggtattaatgtattttttttgtagaaatactaaaatttaaaatcttagtatttctacaaaaaaaaagggggtaaaaccttcaaaaaatgtttaaacaaaaaatattttaaggaatATTTCACGAGTCTTTAATATTatcctaaaaaaatttctttacaagTACATCAAACTGGTACTCGaaaaaagcgaaattttatcaaagttttaagattagcaatcatttttaacaaaagcatataaaattaatttgaaaaaaccgtaaaaaaagaaaaataattttttaatatattataaaaaacgaTACACAAAATCTCAacttaaaatacttatataaaatgaaaactaattttaaagcttttaaaaaattcgcTTCTTTTGTGTACTAGAAtgaaatacttttgaagaaatttGTTTTAGATAATAAAAGGGACCCTCTAAAATATTCAAGAGAACTGTCTCTGGaaccatttaaaatattttcaaatcctgtgttattttaatatatagttattacatatattattacttaGCTTACATGCGTTTTTACTATGACTAAtcaatagtatttttaaacatttctaatATTGATTTAGAATGATGAAATTAcataatgcttaaaaaaacacttatgcttgacttaaaatacttaaattaaagtcagatgtaataaataaagcaaaatatggctaacagaaataatatttatgcgTAAGAACACAATACCAAGATTTtcaacatataataaatatactaatgccccttataaatatttacataataacgACATacctatataaataatatacccagtttaatgaattaaattaaaacaacaacatttgagataaattcaaaaaacccaaaaatatattatacaaatctaattatgcatttataacaaaacacactgagcaattttgaaaatatatgattaaaattttctataaaaatatcatgATAACCTTTTAATCagagcaattttattttttaaaactggatctaaaatttttgctaatttttcaGTACGTCTACTAAAATGGGCTCTATCATTTGCCAATTTTACCCAATAACTGCTCCTCGATTCTTTATACGCATACTGCCATGAATACAAATGATGAACAACAGTTTCAGCAAAACGAACTTTTTTTGTATCATGAAGTGTCTGTATACTTTCTTCAGCTTTTTTTTCAGGTATACATAGTCGGTGGTATTTAGATTTGGCTACTGTTATTATGGAATCGTTTATATGATTCTgaaacttaaaacattttttcaaagaattgtGATTTTCATTATATTCATACTCGTAGctttgaaaacatatttcatcatcatcatcattttcataaTCATTGTTTTCATCTTCTTCATTTTCATCATcaggaaagaaaaaatttttatcattgtaaTTGTCATATGAACTTAAATTCACTTCTAATTCATAAGATGTTGCATCAAATTCTATCTCAAAATAGTCTATTGGAGAATCTTTAGTTAAGCATTCATCATCAGATGATAATTcaggaaaaattttatttaaatctttattagtATTTGCACATATAGAAGGACATACTAACCAACTgcatgatttcttttttttgtgtgttttttgaatatatatttcatgCAAAGGACAAAAACGATCCTTTTCAAATTGGACAGCGCACATGCAACATTTGTccgtgttcatttttttaattgcaaatatATCACAACAATCATCTAACGAACACATCATGGAATGATGATTCTCCATTTTTTcaccaaaacaaaaacatggAGTTTCTTTTGCAAACAATGTTACCCCAAATCTTCTTCTTGCTGATAAGTGGTGAATTTGATGCATGAAATAGTGATGAagtggaaaatttttaataaaattttgcgtTCCTTTACAATTGTTATTTGATACAATATTAGATTTTCTTGGAATGGAAACATTTATGGAACTGAAAACACCTAGAAAAAAACACCATGAAAGCATTTACAGATTATTCACAAGCATTCATACTTACATCAATTTACAAAATGAGataaatcaaaataacattacaataaattacaaataattatcttttgttatttttaggggatgtttttataaaacttttaatgcaaataaagaaaataacaaaaaaataataattaaaaaaaaaaacattgcagttaattttttttaatatggagTTTGAGagtcttatataaaaaaatcaaaatcatattttatagcTATCTCCAGATATACTCCTTTGTACATGGcatcaaaaacttaataaaaaatgcaaaatcactttaaaattaaatttttgtatagaaGTTCTGATTATGCATGGTTTTCTTCATTGTATTTAAACTCTAATATTACATAAAAGGACTTCCATAAAGTATGCATAAAAGGAGGGGCGTTTAAGACAGTaacttaacttaatttttttctaaaaaatatcacTTAATttcacaagtttaaaaaatcaatattatgtC encodes:
- the LOC101234877 gene encoding uncharacterized protein LOC101234877 encodes the protein METLFTTFLSSTDFRDISPIFAKKSKLNNLKSHKEMCLCNSNCESCIKPTKLHLTMEISDKQGVFSSINVSIPRKSNIVSNNNCKGTQNFIKNFPLHHYFMHQIHHLSARRRFGVTLFAKETPCFCFGEKMENHHSMMCSLDDCCDIFAIKKMNTDKCCMCAVQFEKDRFCPLHEIYIQKTHKKKKSCSWLVCPSICANTNKDLNKIFPELSSDDECLTKDSPIDYFEIEFDATSYELEVNLSSYDNYNDKNFFFPDDENEEDENNDYENDDDDEICFQSYEYEYNENHNSLKKCFKFQNHINDSIITVAKSKYHRLCIPEKKAEESIQTLHDTKKVRFAETVVHHLYSWQYAYKESRSSYWVKLANDRAHFSRRTEKLAKILDPVLKNKIALIKRLS